A segment of the Prosthecobacter debontii genome:
ATCCTCGGGAATATTCAGGGGAGAGTTGCCCGCTTTGATATCGGCCAGCGAGTCGAGATACAGTTCCTCCACCTTTTGCCTGGCCCAGGGCGTCTTGCGCAGGAAGGTGAGACTGGATTTGACGCTCGGCTGCCAGTTAAAGCAGTTGATCTTGATCATCCGCCCCAACATCTCCCAGCCATAATGAGCCTGGAGCTGCGTCACCATCATTTCGAGAGTGATGCCATGGAGGGGGTTTTTGGGACCGGCTGCGTGCATAGAGAACAGGTGGATCAATTAGAGCGACTGTCCAGTGCCTTCACGAGTCCCACCAGGGGATCGGGGTGGTGCGGAAATGCTGATTGAGCAGTTCATTCACGCGCTGCATTTCCTCCACCAGGGGAAGGTCCGGCTCGCCAGACTCCTGGCGGGTTTCACGGAAACGCTCCATCAGAGGCCGCTCCGTAGCGGTGTTTCCCCGCTCGCTCAGCAACCTCTCCACGCGTGCCACCGCCTCCTGAGTCTGCCGGATGACGATGAGGGCCTCCGCCTCTGTAATCTGCCCGGCGGCGAGGCCGTGGATCTGCTGGCACTCGAACAGTCGGCAGCGCGTCGGCCTGTGTTCATAGACCTGGCAGGTGCAGCCTTGGAGGAACCGGCAGGGCTGGTTGAAATAAGGCTCCGTTTTCTTCCGACTGAGCTTCATGCCCATCTTTTCCAGAGCCTTGACCGAGTCGGTCGGTTGCAGTCGGACGATGTGAAACAGCACCCCATTGCAGCACATGCCGCAGGCGAGACACAGGCGGGAGGCAGCTTCAGTGACGGCAGGAGACAACATTCAGGCGACAAATCTCCTTTTTAACGGTCTTGTCACCTTATCGCAAGTCCACCTGAGCTAGGATATCCGATCCTATGAACTCCCTTGCCTCGCAGTGCGATCTTTTCATCTTCTCGCACTTCGACGCCTCCCCCGCCCATGCGCATCGCCCTGATTCACTACACCCAGCCACCTGTCATCGGTGGCGTGGAGCGTATAATCAGGGATCAGGCCTTGGCACTCCAGGCACTGGGCCATGAAGTGAGCATCCTCACACGAGCCACTTGGCAGCCGCTGACCAGTTATGAAGCCGTGATCGTGCACAATGTCTTCACCATGCCCTTCGATCTGGCCTGGACTCAGGAACTCCGTGACCTCGCAGTTGCTCAACCCGATGTGCGCTGGATCAACTGGGTGCATGACGTGGCCTCGATCAATCCTCACTACGCCCACCTGCCCTGGCAAGAGGCCTCCTATGTGCAGCTCTCTCAACCCGTGCCCAACGCCCTGAATGTGGCCGTCTCCGAGGTGCGTCGGCAAGATTATATTACCGCCACCGGCCTACCCCCTGAAGCCGTGCGCGTGGTGCCGAATGGCCTGGACTTCGCCGCTGTGCTGGGAATCCCCCAGCGGATCGCAGCGTTGCAATTGTGGGCGCGCGAGCTGGTGTTACTGCACCCCACCCGCCTGCTGCGGAGAAAGAACATCGAGCTCGGCCTGCGCGTCACCGCCGCCTTGCGCGATGCCGGTTGCGACGTGCTCTACGCCATCACCGGTGCCCCAGATCCTCATCAGGCGGATGGCCGACTCTATCATCAGGAACTGTGCTCTCTGACACAGGAACTGAATCTGGCATCCCATGTGCTTTTCCTGGGAGAAGACGGCGCCTTATCCGATGACGAAGTGCGCGGTCTCTATACCATGGCAGACGCTCTCTTTTTTCCCAGCACCGGTGAAGGCTTTGGCCTGCCCTTGCTGGAAGCAGCGCTGCATCGACTAACCATCTTTTGCTCTGATTTACCCGTGCATTGGGAAGTGCTAGGTGAAAAAGGGCAGTATTTCACAAATCAGTCAAAACCCGAAGAGATATCGGCACAGATCGTGCAATGGCATCAAACGTCCTTCGTGTCTCAGCCCCGGCGCCACCTATGGCACCGACACGAAATGGTCAAAATCTGTCAGGAACATCTTGAGCCGATGCTCGCCACCGCTAACCAGTCCACATGACCGACCCAACCAGTCCTTCAGCCGACATTCTCGCCATTCTCGAAGCCCGACACGGTAATCCGTTCGGCTTTCTAGGTCGGCATCCCCAGGAGGACGGACGCGCCATCGTGCGCACCTTCCAGCCCAGCGCCCACGCCGTCACCGTCTTAGCTCGGGATGGCTCCGGGGCCTGGCCCATGCAGCGGGTGCATCATCATGGCTTTTATCAGGTGGAGCTGCCCGCAGAGGCCGCCCACAAGCCTTATGATCTGGAGTTAGCCACGTATGACGGTCAGGCCATCCGCACAGCGGACCCTTACTCTTTTGGCCATCTTGTCGGCGAGCACGATCTGTATTATTTCCGCGAAGGCACCCACCAGCGCCTGTGGGAATCCTTGGGAGCTAGCCTCTGCACCATCGATGGTGTCTCTGGCGTGCGTTTTTCCGTGTGGGCGCCGAATGCCCAGCGGGTATCCGTGATCGGTGACTTCAACAACTGGGATGGCCGCCTCAACCCCATGCGCCTGCGCATCGAGGCCGGAGTGTGGGAGATCTTCATGCCCGGCATCAAAGAGGAGACGCATTACAAGTTCGAAGTCGTCACGCCCGAAGGTTACCTCACCATCAAGAGCGATCCTTTCGCCTTCTACAGTCAGCACAGCGAGAAGACCGCCAGCATGGTCTTTGACCTGAATCGCTACACCTGGAGTGACCAGGAGTGGATGGAGAAACGTGCCCGTCAGGACCTCTATCACACCCCCATGAGCATCTACGAGGTGCACCTCGGCTCCTGGAAACGCATCCCTGAGCAGGGCAACCGCTCCAAGTCCTACCTGGAGTTGGCGGATGATCTCATCCCGTATGTGAAGAGCATGAACTTCACGCACATCGAGCTGATGCCCGTGGCAGAGCATCCCTTCGATGGTTCCTGGGGTTATCAGGTTACCGGTTACTTTGCCCCCACCAGCCGTTTTGGAAATCCCGATGAGTTCCGCCAATTCGTGGATCGTTGCCACCAGGCAGGCATTGGCGTCATTTTGGATTGGGTGCCAGGACACTTCCCGAAAGACGCTCACGGTCTCGCCAAATTCGATGGCACGGCTCTTTATGAACATGCCGACCCCCGCCAGGGTGAGCACCAGGACTGGGGCACCCTGATCTTTAACTATGGCCGCTCGGAGGTAAAAAACTTCCTCGTCGCCAACGCTCTCTTCTGGCTGGAGCAGTATCACATCGATGGTCTGCGTGTGGATGCCGTGGCGTCCATGCTTTACCTGGACTACTCCCGCAAGCCCTGGGCCTGGGTGCCTAACAAATACGGTGGTCGCGAGAATCTCGAGGCCATCGACTTCATGCGGGATCTCAACCGCATCTGCTATGAGAAACATCCTGGAGCCACCATCATCGCCGAGGAAAGCACGGCTTGGCCCGGAGTTTCCAAACCTACCGATACTGGCGGCCTCGGCTTTGGCTTCAAATGGAACATGGGCTGGATGAACGACACTCTCCGCTACATGGAGGAGGATCCCATCCACCGCAAATATCACCATGGCGAGGCCACCTTCTCCATGCTGTATGCCTACGATGAAAACTTCATCCTCGTGCTCAGCCACGATGAAGTTGTTCATGGTAAAGGCAGCCTCATCAACAAGATGCCGGGTGACCGCTGGCAAAAGTTTGCCAACCTACGCATGTTCTACGGCTGGATGTGGGCTCATCCCGGCAAGAAACTCCTGTTCATGGGGGCCGAGTTTGGCCAATGGCAGGAGTGGAGCCACGAACGCAGTCTGGACTGGCACCTCTACATGGGAGAGGAGCACGCCGCGCTGCAAAAGCTCCTCTGCGATCTCAACTGGCTCTACACCACCCGCCCGGCCCTAGCCACAGCCGATCATGAAAGCAGCGGCTTCCAATGGCTGGACGCCAATGACGGTGAAAACAGCATCTTCGCGTTCGTCCGCATCGCCCCGGATGGCGACCGCGTCTATTGCATCGTCAATGCCACACCCGTTCCCCGGAAAAACTACCGCGTCGGCGTCAGTGAAGCCGGCACCTACCGTGAACTCCTCAATACCGATGCCCCCGGCTACGCAGGCAGCGGCATGATCAATCCCCTGCCCCTCACCACCTCCGACGAAGAATGGCAAGGCCAGCCCTGGAGCGTCGTCATCGACCTCCCTCCGCTAGGCACGGTGTTTCTGGGCAGGTAACATTATTTTTGTCCACCTGACAGTGGATACGCTTCACAAGGCTATTCATTGTCAGGTATGCTTTAGCTAGATTGGTGCTTTCAAGCCCCGTAAGATAAATAATTCGGTTCCCCGTCATACCTCTCCAAATTGCCAACTCAGGCTGCGTGCGGCATATCGACTTCACCATGATCGAGTCCACTCTACCTGCAACTCCCACTGAGGTGGCGGGACACTATGATCAGTTAGACCGGTTTTATCGGGAGATCTGGGGTGATCATGTGCATCATGGTTTGTGGATCACGGGCAAGGAATCCTCGGATCAGGCGACCCGTAACCTGATGGATGCAGTCGTGACACGAGCACGATTGAAGGCGGGCATGCATCTCTGTGATGTGGGCTGTGGCTATGGTCAAACTTCTCGGATCATCGCACGTGAGCAGCAGGTGAAGGTGACGGGACTGACGATTTCGCCAGCTCAACTGCGTTATGCTCAGCAAGCGACCGAGCCAGGTTTGCCCGTGGAGTTTCTTTTGCGAGACTGGCAGCACAACAACCTTCCCGACGCATCTTTCGATGCGGTGATTGCGGTGGAGAGCACCGAACACATGCAGGATAAAGCACGTGTGTTCAGTGAAGCTGCACGTGTCTTGAAACCAGGAGGCCGACTCGTTGTTTGTGCTTGGCTGGCGGCCGAGCAACCCACCCCCTGGGAGGATCGCCATCTCTTGGAGCCGATCTGTCGAGAGGGACGCATGCCGAGCCTGGGCACGGCTACGGACCTCGTCAGGTGGATGACGGCGGCAGGACTCTCGGTCGAGTCCAGTGATGATGTCAGCCTGCAGGTGATGCGCACTTGGCCCATCTGTGCCTGGCGTTTCATCCGGGGTGTGATCACCCGCCCCTCTTACCTGCGCTTTTTGTTAGACCCCAAACATGACAATCGCATCTTTGGCCTCACCATGCTGCGCTTATGGCTCGCCTATCGCACAGGAGCCATGAGGTATGTCATTTTCCAAGCTTCCAAAAGCGGGGCCCAAGCTGGGGCGGATGAAATACGTTACCCACTTTGAAACAAATCAGTCATGTTAAACCATCTCAAACAACTCCATAAAGTATGGACCTCACCAGGAAACAGACAGGCACGAACAAGTGCTGTCGTGCGCTCGGTAAAATGGTTTATCAGCAAAAGATGGAGCGATCAAAAAATAATCCGCCCCATTTTCGGTGATCGCCAGTTCATATTTTATAAGGACGGCTTCGTTGCCAATTCGTTGATGCTATTTAGCGAGTGGTCGGAGTATGATTCGCTCAAATTGATCGACACGTTTCTACGTCCAGAAGACTCTTTCTTAGATGTCGGTGCCAACGTCGGACTGTTCACCATACTCGCATCGCGTCATGTGAAGGATGGCCTGATCGTGTGCGTGGAGCCCGGCCGCGTGCAAAGAGAACGTTTGATGGAACATCTTCAACTCAATCATATCAAAGCCGAGGTGTTTCCATATGCCGTTGGCAATGAAGAAAAGACGGTCTCGTTCAATATTGGGGATGCAGTCGCACACATCGCGTTGCAGCAAGCGACGGATTCACCGAAAATGGAAATGGTCGATATCAAGAAGCTCGACACATTTCTTCCTCGACGAAAGTATTCTCTCATGAAGCTCGACGTCGAAGGATTCGAGTTAGCCGCATTGGAAGGGGCCTCTGGCTTTCTTTCAGAAGGACTGTTTCCCGTCATTTTATTCGAATTGAACGGGAGTAGTGACAGGTATGGTATCGCTCCCGAACAGATCGTCACTTTCCTCACCAAACAAGGTTATACTCTTGGAGTCTATCGACATGATAGCGGCACATTTGATACGACAGCCAAGCTCTGGGAAGACGTTTTGGCAGTCAATTCAGAAGGCCTCCAGATGCTACGAGATCGTATCCCGCATCTAAAAATCATTTAACCTTCAACAGCTAACAAAAAACGTGGAGCCAGTTTCCCAGCTCCACGTTTTCAATGAGGGTTCGGGTGCTTGGTTAAGCAGCCTTGGCAAAAGCGGCCATGGTTTGCAGCATGATGGTCACGGAGAGAGCTCCGGCATCGGGGAAACCGAGACAGGCTTCACCCAGAGTCTTGGCGCGGCCAAATTGGGCGATCATGTCTTTGCTGGCTTCTTTACCCGCTTCGGCAGCATCGGCTGCGGCAGCCAAGGCATCCGCCACAGGCTGACCCGTGACTTCCTTGGCTTTCTCAGCGGCAGGAGCCAGGGCATCAATCATGGTCTTGTCGCCAGGCTTGGCACCACCACGCTTCATCACGCCTTCCAGCGCTGCTTGGAGGAAAAGAGCCAGACCTTCGGAATCAAGCGTTGCCCGGCCTGCGAGTGCCTTGCCACCCGCGCGATAGACGGTGCCAAAGATGGCGCCAGAGGCACCACCCATGCTGGTCATCATGGCCGTTCCCGTTGCGACCAGAACCTGCTCAGGTGAGGCAGGTTCCATCGGTTCGAGCTGGGCTTTCACAGCTTCCATGCCCCGCTTCATGCCTAGGCCGTGATCGCCATCACCGAGATCGCGATCTGCCTGAGAGAGTTTGGGTTCTGCCACGATGATGGCGTCAGCCACCTGCAGCATCATGAGCCGGACTTGGTTGGGATTCAGTTCCATGGTCGGAGATTACTTAGTGCCTTGG
Coding sequences within it:
- a CDS encoding VF530 family protein, with translation MHAAGPKNPLHGITLEMMVTQLQAHYGWEMLGRMIKINCFNWQPSVKSSLTFLRKTPWARQKVEELYLDSLADIKAGNSPLNIPEDTALEPEEPQSEDR
- a CDS encoding YkgJ family cysteine cluster protein; translation: MLSPAVTEAASRLCLACGMCCNGVLFHIVRLQPTDSVKALEKMGMKLSRKKTEPYFNQPCRFLQGCTCQVYEHRPTRCRLFECQQIHGLAAGQITEAEALIVIRQTQEAVARVERLLSERGNTATERPLMERFRETRQESGEPDLPLVEEMQRVNELLNQHFRTTPIPWWDS
- a CDS encoding glycosyltransferase family 4 protein, which encodes MRIALIHYTQPPVIGGVERIIRDQALALQALGHEVSILTRATWQPLTSYEAVIVHNVFTMPFDLAWTQELRDLAVAQPDVRWINWVHDVASINPHYAHLPWQEASYVQLSQPVPNALNVAVSEVRRQDYITATGLPPEAVRVVPNGLDFAAVLGIPQRIAALQLWARELVLLHPTRLLRRKNIELGLRVTAALRDAGCDVLYAITGAPDPHQADGRLYHQELCSLTQELNLASHVLFLGEDGALSDDEVRGLYTMADALFFPSTGEGFGLPLLEAALHRLTIFCSDLPVHWEVLGEKGQYFTNQSKPEEISAQIVQWHQTSFVSQPRRHLWHRHEMVKICQEHLEPMLATANQST
- the glgB gene encoding 1,4-alpha-glucan branching protein GlgB, with translation MTDPTSPSADILAILEARHGNPFGFLGRHPQEDGRAIVRTFQPSAHAVTVLARDGSGAWPMQRVHHHGFYQVELPAEAAHKPYDLELATYDGQAIRTADPYSFGHLVGEHDLYYFREGTHQRLWESLGASLCTIDGVSGVRFSVWAPNAQRVSVIGDFNNWDGRLNPMRLRIEAGVWEIFMPGIKEETHYKFEVVTPEGYLTIKSDPFAFYSQHSEKTASMVFDLNRYTWSDQEWMEKRARQDLYHTPMSIYEVHLGSWKRIPEQGNRSKSYLELADDLIPYVKSMNFTHIELMPVAEHPFDGSWGYQVTGYFAPTSRFGNPDEFRQFVDRCHQAGIGVILDWVPGHFPKDAHGLAKFDGTALYEHADPRQGEHQDWGTLIFNYGRSEVKNFLVANALFWLEQYHIDGLRVDAVASMLYLDYSRKPWAWVPNKYGGRENLEAIDFMRDLNRICYEKHPGATIIAEESTAWPGVSKPTDTGGLGFGFKWNMGWMNDTLRYMEEDPIHRKYHHGEATFSMLYAYDENFILVLSHDEVVHGKGSLINKMPGDRWQKFANLRMFYGWMWAHPGKKLLFMGAEFGQWQEWSHERSLDWHLYMGEEHAALQKLLCDLNWLYTTRPALATADHESSGFQWLDANDGENSIFAFVRIAPDGDRVYCIVNATPVPRKNYRVGVSEAGTYRELLNTDAPGYAGSGMINPLPLTTSDEEWQGQPWSVVIDLPPLGTVFLGR
- a CDS encoding methyltransferase domain-containing protein; the protein is MIESTLPATPTEVAGHYDQLDRFYREIWGDHVHHGLWITGKESSDQATRNLMDAVVTRARLKAGMHLCDVGCGYGQTSRIIAREQQVKVTGLTISPAQLRYAQQATEPGLPVEFLLRDWQHNNLPDASFDAVIAVESTEHMQDKARVFSEAARVLKPGGRLVVCAWLAAEQPTPWEDRHLLEPICREGRMPSLGTATDLVRWMTAAGLSVESSDDVSLQVMRTWPICAWRFIRGVITRPSYLRFLLDPKHDNRIFGLTMLRLWLAYRTGAMRYVIFQASKSGAQAGADEIRYPL
- a CDS encoding FkbM family methyltransferase, which encodes MLNHLKQLHKVWTSPGNRQARTSAVVRSVKWFISKRWSDQKIIRPIFGDRQFIFYKDGFVANSLMLFSEWSEYDSLKLIDTFLRPEDSFLDVGANVGLFTILASRHVKDGLIVCVEPGRVQRERLMEHLQLNHIKAEVFPYAVGNEEKTVSFNIGDAVAHIALQQATDSPKMEMVDIKKLDTFLPRRKYSLMKLDVEGFELAALEGASGFLSEGLFPVILFELNGSSDRYGIAPEQIVTFLTKQGYTLGVYRHDSGTFDTTAKLWEDVLAVNSEGLQMLRDRIPHLKII
- the dhaL gene encoding dihydroxyacetone kinase subunit DhaL translates to MELNPNQVRLMMLQVADAIIVAEPKLSQADRDLGDGDHGLGMKRGMEAVKAQLEPMEPASPEQVLVATGTAMMTSMGGASGAIFGTVYRAGGKALAGRATLDSEGLALFLQAALEGVMKRGGAKPGDKTMIDALAPAAEKAKEVTGQPVADALAAAADAAEAGKEASKDMIAQFGRAKTLGEACLGFPDAGALSVTIMLQTMAAFAKAA